A genomic window from Glaciihabitans sp. INWT7 includes:
- the fliF gene encoding flagellar basal-body MS-ring/collar protein FliF: MPAPLSSVLRRLTHTIREFTIAQRTVAIIGVAVLVLGIAALSFWVTRPQLSPLFSGLSGTDANTLVEQLRTDGVQYEITGGGGTIMVPEESVYAERLKAAAAGLPSSSTGGYSLLDKMGVTASEFQQNVTYKRAIEGELANTIEAMKGVKTASVQLAIPKDTVFVSEKTDPTASVFIATDNGVTLNDNQVQAIVHLTSSSIDGMKTSDVSVVDAQGLVLSAAGVDVAGSGSKQASDYEDRVRGSVQAMLDKVVGPGNATVVVAADVSQNSGQRTAETFSTPDGAPALSESAQNDGTGTGSGSGVNGAAGILGPDNIAVPSGTSTTAPTTGTTTGTTGTTGATSITKNNAINKVTEQTTIPAGSITRQTVSVAVNKAIPGINKANLISLVNAAAGIDTTRGDSVAIELVSFNTAGAAAATKALAAADAAASADRTAGLIRTAVTALAIALPIIIALFLISRRFKSRSQEDRELQEMTELAELRAMMSDQTRPIALTATEPPAALTYTQVPLIEPGDTERKRAEIDALAGKDPERTAEILRGLMEDRQPA; encoded by the coding sequence ATGCCCGCTCCGCTCAGTTCGGTGCTCCGCCGACTCACCCACACCATCCGCGAGTTCACTATCGCGCAGCGCACCGTCGCGATCATCGGTGTCGCCGTGCTCGTGCTCGGAATCGCCGCCCTCTCGTTCTGGGTCACCCGCCCCCAGCTGAGCCCGCTCTTCTCGGGCCTCAGCGGCACCGATGCGAACACCCTGGTCGAGCAGCTGCGCACCGACGGTGTTCAGTACGAGATCACCGGCGGCGGCGGCACGATCATGGTTCCGGAAGAGAGCGTCTACGCGGAACGTCTCAAGGCGGCAGCGGCCGGCCTTCCCTCGTCATCGACGGGCGGCTACTCGCTGCTCGACAAGATGGGCGTGACGGCATCCGAATTCCAGCAGAACGTCACCTACAAGCGCGCGATCGAGGGCGAGCTCGCCAACACGATCGAAGCGATGAAGGGCGTGAAGACCGCCTCCGTGCAGCTGGCGATCCCCAAGGACACCGTCTTCGTGTCGGAGAAGACCGACCCGACGGCATCCGTCTTCATTGCGACCGACAACGGCGTGACCCTCAACGACAACCAGGTGCAGGCGATCGTGCACCTCACCTCCTCTTCCATCGACGGCATGAAGACCAGCGATGTCTCGGTCGTCGACGCCCAGGGTCTCGTGCTCTCCGCCGCGGGAGTGGATGTCGCCGGCAGCGGCTCGAAGCAGGCTTCGGACTACGAAGATCGCGTGCGCGGTTCGGTGCAGGCGATGCTCGACAAGGTCGTCGGACCGGGCAACGCCACCGTCGTCGTCGCGGCCGATGTGAGCCAGAACTCCGGCCAGCGCACCGCCGAGACGTTCTCGACCCCGGATGGCGCACCGGCCCTCAGCGAGTCGGCTCAGAACGACGGCACCGGCACCGGCTCGGGCAGCGGAGTGAACGGAGCGGCCGGAATTCTCGGGCCGGACAACATCGCCGTGCCGAGCGGCACCTCCACGACGGCTCCGACCACCGGCACCACGACCGGAACGACCGGCACCACCGGCGCGACCTCGATCACGAAGAACAACGCGATCAACAAGGTCACCGAACAGACCACCATCCCGGCGGGGTCGATCACCCGCCAGACCGTCTCCGTGGCAGTGAACAAGGCGATCCCGGGCATCAACAAGGCCAACCTGATCTCGCTCGTCAATGCAGCCGCCGGCATCGACACGACGCGCGGAGACTCGGTGGCGATCGAACTGGTGTCCTTCAACACCGCGGGAGCCGCCGCCGCGACGAAGGCGCTCGCCGCCGCCGATGCCGCTGCGAGTGCCGACCGCACGGCCGGTCTCATCCGCACGGCCGTCACTGCCCTGGCCATCGCGCTGCCCATCATCATCGCCCTCTTCCTCATCTCCCGCCGGTTCAAGAGCCGCAGCCAGGAGGATCGCGAGCTGCAGGAGATGACCGAGCTCGCCGAGCTCCGCGCCATGATGAGCGACCAGACGCGCCCGATCGCGCTCACCGCGACCGAGCCGCCGGCCGCCCTCACCTACACGCAGGTTCCCCTCATCGAGCCGGGGGATACCGAGCGCAAGCGCGCCGAGATCGACGCCCTCGCCGGCAAGGACCCGGAGCGCACGGCCGAGATCCTTCGCGGCCTGATGGAAGACCGGCAGCCGGCATGA
- the fliE gene encoding flagellar hook-basal body complex protein FliE codes for MDLSSIGSVSGVSGVSGVSGTSALSATSGTNATSATSFASELGGAVDNLQQLQSTSNSLAIQAVTGNLSDIHNATIASTRAQVTLELVAAVRNKGVDAFNEIMRMQA; via the coding sequence ATGGACCTCTCCTCGATCGGCTCCGTCTCTGGCGTCTCCGGCGTTTCCGGGGTCTCCGGCACGAGTGCCCTCTCCGCGACGAGCGGCACCAACGCGACCAGCGCCACGAGCTTCGCCAGCGAACTCGGCGGCGCCGTCGACAACCTGCAGCAGCTGCAGTCGACCTCCAACTCCCTCGCGATCCAGGCGGTCACCGGCAATCTCTCCGACATCCACAACGCCACGATCGCCTCGACCCGGGCCCAGGTGACCCTCGAGCTCGTGGCCGCCGTGCGCAATAAGGGTGTCGACGCGTTCAACGAAATCATGAGGATGCAAGCCTGA
- a CDS encoding flagellar basal body rod protein FlgC, with amino-acid sequence MTFDAIGIAGTGLTLHRKWLDAVSDNLANINTVKPTSGPAFQARYVEAQEGAGNSGAYVKGIAYGNADGRLVYEPANPLADKDGYVKYPDIDLASQMGQLIMAQRGYQANAAVVDRAKETYQAALQIGRS; translated from the coding sequence ATGACCTTCGACGCGATCGGTATCGCCGGCACCGGACTCACCCTGCACCGCAAATGGCTCGACGCCGTCTCCGACAACCTCGCCAACATCAACACGGTCAAGCCGACGAGCGGCCCAGCCTTCCAGGCGCGCTACGTCGAGGCTCAGGAGGGCGCGGGCAACAGCGGCGCCTACGTGAAGGGCATCGCCTACGGCAACGCCGACGGTCGCCTCGTCTACGAGCCGGCCAACCCCCTCGCTGACAAGGACGGCTACGTGAAGTACCCCGACATCGATCTCGCCTCCCAGATGGGCCAGCTCATCATGGCCCAGCGCGGCTACCAGGCCAACGCGGCGGTCGTCGACCGCGCGAAGGAGACCTACCAGGCCGCCCTCCAGATCGGTCGTTCCTGA
- the flgB gene encoding flagellar basal body rod protein FlgB has protein sequence MLESVTSAALGSALDGLALRQRTIADNIANVNTPGYHAKRVVFEAALAKSVANGNGHVVAQTKRSLEPTLIDRNNVNLDTETLSNVDTVLRYQFATQAAGNEFSAMRAALKSS, from the coding sequence GTGCTCGAATCCGTCACCTCTGCGGCGCTCGGTAGCGCGCTCGATGGCCTGGCGTTGCGCCAGCGCACCATCGCCGACAACATCGCGAACGTCAACACGCCCGGATACCACGCCAAGCGTGTCGTGTTCGAGGCGGCCCTCGCCAAGTCCGTCGCGAACGGTAACGGTCACGTGGTGGCCCAGACCAAGCGCTCGCTCGAGCCGACCCTCATCGACAGGAACAACGTCAATCTCGATACCGAGACGCTGTCGAACGTCGACACCGTGCTGCGGTACCAGTTCGCGACCCAGGCCGCCGGCAACGAGTTCTCGGCCATGCGCGCCGCCCTGAAGAGCAGCTGA
- the fliS gene encoding flagellar export chaperone FliS, with translation MTMTLSAQRSQYTNDAILSASPVRLLTMLYDRLLLDLDRASIAHGEQNWAVASSNLLHAQAIVAELTSSLKVELWDGGEGLLALYNYCRNLLVLANVRRDGASIRESIELLSPLREAWHEAASQLAVPEPASRGESRELGVA, from the coding sequence ATGACGATGACACTCAGCGCCCAGCGCTCGCAGTACACGAACGACGCGATCCTCTCGGCCTCGCCCGTACGACTGCTCACCATGCTGTACGACCGACTGCTGCTCGACCTCGACCGCGCGTCGATCGCGCATGGCGAGCAGAACTGGGCGGTGGCCTCCTCCAACCTGTTGCACGCGCAGGCCATCGTCGCCGAACTCACCTCCTCGCTCAAGGTGGAGCTGTGGGATGGCGGCGAGGGACTCCTCGCTCTCTACAACTACTGCCGCAACCTCCTGGTGCTCGCGAATGTGCGCCGGGACGGGGCATCCATCCGCGAGAGCATCGAACTGCTCTCCCCGCTGCGCGAGGCGTGGCACGAGGCCGCGAGCCAGCTCGCCGTGCCGGAGCCCGCCTCACGCGGCGAGTCGCGGGAGCTCGGCGTTGCCTGA